In one Flammeovirga yaeyamensis genomic region, the following are encoded:
- a CDS encoding GH92 family glycosyl hydrolase — protein MKQYLLIFSLIILWVCDQPTSRINGADYVDVFVGTGEHGHTFPGATMPNGMVQLSPDTRKYGWDACSGFHDSDSTLLGFSHRHLSGTGIGDQGDFLITPFIDTLSLPIGFKKSSQNAMAGYYEVPLDNGIHAHLSTTERVGIHHYTKNTSGNLGIHLEVSSLLQGGWSIESEYKIINDSTIEGYHHSLGWAFSNKVYFYAKFSSPFDLQNLEFEQAKGKKEDLHLELNFGDIDQLDIAFALSPTSTEGAKKNFNAEFTGFDYQNYKQKSIARWDTIFDKIQIETDDIDVLKNFYTSLYHTYIHPSINQDVDGQYVAMDKQLKHSNHQNYTIYSMWDTYRAVHPLLTIIDPELTEEFIENIITKGEEINVLPKWPLASNITGTMIGYPATAILSDAFAKGYGSKEQLRRALALSLMSANYNPELIEHHIESRKNRLMALDQYYIDSIGYSPADICKGSVSYGLEVAYYDWCIAQMADLLGEKAIADEFYNRSKRYAHYFDPQTKFMRPKNLDGSWRSNFDPKHSQHENGAYTEGNAWQWSWFVPHDPQGLIQLMGGKEVFECKLDALFSMDSEITGEHASADITGLIGQYAHGNEPSHHITYLYNEIGEMDKGRVILDSIMNHYYAPTPEGICGNEDVGQLSAWYILNALGFYQLAPGDPTFTIGRPMINSAIIKINGGDFKINIHNNKKSNKKVAKAMLDNKKLEDNTFQFSQIQPGSTLEIWMKN, from the coding sequence ATGAAACAATACTTATTAATTTTCTCTTTGATAATACTTTGGGTTTGTGATCAACCGACATCAAGGATAAATGGAGCCGATTATGTTGATGTTTTCGTTGGAACGGGTGAACACGGTCATACTTTTCCCGGTGCCACTATGCCTAATGGAATGGTACAATTAAGTCCAGATACAAGAAAATATGGCTGGGACGCCTGCAGTGGTTTTCATGACAGCGACAGCACACTATTGGGATTTAGTCATAGACATCTAAGTGGAACGGGTATTGGAGATCAAGGAGATTTCTTGATTACCCCATTTATAGATACATTATCCCTTCCTATAGGTTTTAAGAAATCATCTCAAAATGCTATGGCAGGGTATTACGAGGTTCCATTGGATAATGGAATTCATGCACATTTGTCGACAACAGAAAGAGTGGGCATCCACCATTACACTAAAAATACATCGGGAAATTTAGGTATTCATTTAGAAGTATCTTCTTTGCTTCAAGGTGGTTGGAGCATTGAGAGCGAGTATAAAATAATAAATGATAGTACAATTGAGGGCTACCACCATTCCTTAGGTTGGGCCTTCAGTAACAAAGTGTATTTTTATGCTAAGTTTTCATCTCCATTTGATCTTCAAAATTTAGAATTTGAGCAAGCAAAGGGTAAGAAAGAAGACTTGCATCTCGAATTAAATTTTGGTGATATCGACCAATTAGATATTGCCTTCGCATTATCACCCACAAGTACTGAAGGGGCAAAGAAGAACTTTAATGCTGAATTTACTGGGTTTGACTATCAAAATTACAAGCAGAAATCAATTGCTCGTTGGGATACGATTTTTGATAAAATACAGATTGAGACGGATGATATTGATGTATTGAAAAACTTTTATACTTCTTTATATCACACCTATATTCACCCCTCAATTAATCAGGATGTAGATGGGCAATATGTGGCTATGGATAAGCAACTAAAGCATTCTAATCATCAGAATTATACAATTTATTCCATGTGGGATACGTATCGTGCGGTGCATCCATTATTAACCATCATCGATCCTGAACTTACAGAAGAGTTTATTGAAAATATCATCACCAAAGGTGAAGAAATAAATGTTTTACCAAAGTGGCCATTGGCATCAAATATTACGGGGACTATGATTGGCTATCCAGCCACGGCCATATTATCTGATGCTTTTGCAAAGGGGTATGGAAGTAAAGAGCAACTGAGGAGAGCATTGGCGCTATCACTTATGTCAGCGAATTACAATCCTGAATTAATAGAACATCATATTGAATCTAGAAAAAATAGGTTAATGGCGTTGGATCAATATTATATAGATTCAATTGGGTATTCTCCAGCAGATATTTGTAAAGGTTCTGTGTCTTATGGTTTAGAAGTAGCTTATTACGACTGGTGTATAGCTCAAATGGCCGATTTGTTAGGTGAAAAAGCAATCGCTGATGAATTTTACAACCGATCAAAAAGGTATGCCCATTATTTCGATCCCCAAACCAAATTTATGCGTCCTAAGAATTTAGATGGATCTTGGAGAAGTAATTTTGATCCTAAACATTCTCAGCATGAAAATGGGGCATATACAGAAGGAAATGCATGGCAATGGTCTTGGTTTGTTCCACATGATCCACAAGGCCTGATCCAATTAATGGGAGGTAAAGAAGTATTTGAGTGTAAATTAGATGCTCTATTTTCAATGGATAGTGAGATTACAGGAGAACACGCCTCAGCAGATATTACGGGTTTGATTGGTCAATATGCACATGGTAATGAACCTAGTCATCATATTACATATTTGTATAATGAGATTGGAGAGATGGATAAAGGGAGGGTGATTTTAGATTCCATCATGAATCATTATTATGCACCTACGCCCGAAGGAATTTGTGGAAACGAAGATGTCGGACAATTATCTGCATGGTATATTTTAAATGCTCTAGGTTTTTATCAGTTAGCCCCTGGAGATCCTACATTTACGATTGGTCGACCGATGATAAATAGTGCAATCATAAAAATTAATGGTGGTGATTTTAAAATCAACATTCACAACAATAAAAAATCAAATAAGAAAGTCGCTAAAGCGATGTTGGATAATAAAAAGTTAGAAGATAATACCTTTCAATTTTCTCAAATTCAACCTGGATCGACTTTGGAAATTTGGATGAAAAATTAG
- a CDS encoding glycoside hydrolase family 43 protein has translation MRLYFTILLTLLTLNLFSQTFTNPIIQGGYPDPSITYDGEYYYIVNSSFEYFPGLPIHKSKDLVNWEWAGYGLHRIDQCNGAMNLVDVQQNGGIHAPTIRYHEGTFYIITTNVYLPKEKGADAQLINFIITAKDAAGPWSEPHIIDGAPGIDPDIFFDDDGTVWFTGTHSPDNPTYEGEGEIWTQQLDIVNWKLKGERHYLYRGACGGVWVEGPHVYKHDGRYYLMVAEGGTSYNHAMMIAVSDKITGPYVSNERNPILTTRNLSYDNWVNSTGHADIIQLEDGRWYMVALGIRGDVDRASNMGRETFLTPVSWEREPFWWKDPKYDWPVVSPENGRIMKEEKLPFEEQPQLRNDAFVDHFDSEILNHEWNFRRVPLDFYSIDTRNNQLVMNAINQKIGLREQYAFMGIRQKESLFDFEAKMQFNPKKEKEQAGIMINQKDDNYISILVEKNDGNFEVSVRSKEKKKEEEIVAKKRLSNYKGDIIFKVKSTPTKYEYYYSIDAGKTYQSIGETKNDILLSYGWNSGYTGAYLGVYCTSVYPKSKTKAYFDWVKYQGYPQ, from the coding sequence ATGAGATTATATTTTACTATTTTATTAACGTTGCTGACACTAAATCTATTTAGTCAAACATTTACCAACCCTATCATTCAAGGCGGTTATCCCGATCCTTCTATTACCTACGATGGCGAATACTATTATATCGTCAATTCCTCTTTTGAATACTTCCCCGGATTACCTATTCATAAAAGTAAAGATTTGGTCAATTGGGAATGGGCAGGATATGGATTGCATAGAATTGACCAATGTAATGGAGCAATGAACCTTGTCGATGTTCAACAGAATGGAGGAATTCACGCCCCTACTATTCGATATCATGAAGGCACATTTTATATTATTACTACCAATGTATATCTCCCAAAAGAAAAAGGAGCCGATGCACAATTAATTAATTTTATAATTACGGCAAAAGATGCGGCCGGACCATGGTCAGAACCACATATTATTGATGGTGCTCCAGGTATTGATCCGGATATTTTTTTCGATGATGATGGTACCGTTTGGTTCACAGGAACTCATTCACCTGATAATCCAACCTACGAAGGAGAAGGTGAAATATGGACCCAACAATTGGATATTGTCAATTGGAAGTTGAAAGGAGAAAGACATTATTTATATCGTGGTGCTTGTGGAGGTGTTTGGGTAGAAGGTCCACACGTCTATAAACACGACGGCAGATACTATTTGATGGTCGCCGAAGGTGGCACAAGTTACAATCATGCTATGATGATTGCTGTGAGTGACAAAATCACAGGACCATATGTATCTAACGAACGAAACCCCATTCTTACTACTAGAAACCTATCATACGATAATTGGGTAAATAGCACAGGTCATGCAGATATTATCCAACTAGAAGATGGTCGTTGGTACATGGTCGCATTGGGTATTCGTGGAGATGTTGACCGTGCAAGTAATATGGGTAGGGAAACATTCTTAACTCCGGTTTCTTGGGAAAGAGAGCCATTCTGGTGGAAAGATCCTAAATACGATTGGCCAGTGGTTTCCCCTGAAAATGGTAGGATAATGAAAGAAGAAAAACTTCCATTTGAAGAACAACCACAATTAAGAAACGATGCTTTTGTGGATCATTTCGATAGTGAAATTTTAAATCATGAATGGAACTTTAGAAGAGTCCCTTTAGATTTTTATTCCATTGATACTCGTAATAATCAATTAGTAATGAATGCGATAAATCAAAAAATTGGATTAAGAGAACAATATGCATTTATGGGGATTCGTCAGAAAGAAAGTTTATTTGATTTTGAAGCAAAAATGCAATTCAATCCTAAAAAAGAAAAAGAGCAAGCAGGCATCATGATCAATCAGAAAGACGATAATTATATCTCTATTTTAGTAGAGAAGAACGATGGTAATTTTGAAGTTTCAGTACGCTCAAAAGAAAAAAAGAAAGAAGAAGAAATAGTAGCAAAGAAAAGATTAAGTAACTATAAAGGAGATATCATATTCAAAGTAAAATCAACTCCAACAAAATATGAATATTACTATTCTATTGATGCTGGAAAAACCTATCAGTCAATTGGGGAGACGAAAAATGATATTTTACTAAGCTATGGTTGGAACAGTGGTTATACTGGTGCTTACCTAGGTGTTTATTGTACTTCGGTCTATCCAAAATCAAAGACCAAAGCATATTTTGATTGGGTGAAATACCAAGGATATCCACAATAA